In the Arachis ipaensis cultivar K30076 chromosome B10, Araip1.1, whole genome shotgun sequence genome, one interval contains:
- the LOC107621189 gene encoding B3 domain-containing transcription factor VRN1-like isoform X4 gives MSSQERDVVHFFKVILEKNLLDDGFLRLPKSFVHNYWKRITSRSVFLSLPNGAELEVHWSRDERGDVVFGHGWKEFAQYVSLQATQFLLFRYELKKTNNNNNNKFYVIVLGSSGLEIKYPCSNSEKKNENVNVNVVEKGQKGEKKSDGSFEFVNGKRRKSLLSPPQSPPPPPPPLVISDDETNSFKRKSIIKEEPEDYSIDGEINTTKRKRRASRNFDYIAKEKDYDNPEVLDNKTMKKFQEKVKSRFQTGNPFFVCALGKTYSDRDLLVIPSYFAKPILGNKEGNAKLFLVDDPNKCWDVQMRISACRQFIITNGWKKFSTFYSLKLGDACVFELVDPIDILFKVHIRSYGEDPLTPSSPGDTN, from the exons ATGTCTTCTCAAGAACGTGATGTCGTTCACTTCTTCAAGGTTATTCTTGAAAAGAACCTTCTTGATGATGGATTTCTG AGATTGCCAAAGAGTTTTGTGCATAATTACTGGAAACGAATTACGTCACGTTCTGTTTTTCTAAGTCTTCCAAACGGAGCTGAATTGGAAGTTCATTGGTCAAGGGATGAACGTGGTGACGTTGTGTTTGGCCACGGTTGGAAAGAGTTTGCACAATACGTGTCTCTCCAAGCGACACAGTTTCTCTTGTTCCGTTATGAACTgaaaaaaactaataataataataataataagttttATGTTATAGTTTTGGGTTCAAGTGGTTTAGAAATTAAGTACCCATGTTCTAATTctgagaaaaaaaatgaaaatgttaATGTTAATGTTGTTGAAAAAGGGCAAAAGGGTGAAAAAAAGAGTGATGGTTCTTTTGAGTTTGTTAATGGAAAAAGACGGAAATCTCTCTTGTCACCGCCACAATCaccacctccaccaccaccaccactggtAATTTCCGATGATGAAACTAATAGTTTCAAAAGGAAGAGTATTATAAAAGAAGAGCCTGAAGATTACTCTATTGATGGTGAAATCAATACCACTAAAAGAAAAAGGAGAGCTTCTAGGAATTTTGATTATATTGCCAAGGAAAAAGATTATG ATAATCCAGAAGTGTTGGACAATAAAACCATGAAGAAGTTTCAAGAGAAAGTGAAGAGTAGGTTCCAAACTGGGAATCCATTTTTTGTATGTGCACTTGGGAAAACCTATTCTGACAGAGACCTCTTG GTTATACCAAGCTATTTTGCTAAACCAATTCTTGGGAATAAAGAAGGAAATGCAAAGCTCTTTCTTGTTGATGATCCGAACAAATGTTGGGATGTGCAGATGAGAATTTCTGCTTGCAGACAATTTATAATTACAAATGGTTGGAAGAAATTCTCAACATTCTATAGTTTAAAACTTGGTGACGCTTGTGTCTTTGAGTTGGTCGATCCAATCGATATTTTATTCAAAGTTCATATTCGTAGTTATGGAGAAGACCCTTTGACTCCTAGCTCTCCTG GTGATACCAACTGA
- the LOC107621189 gene encoding B3 domain-containing transcription factor VRN1-like isoform X3, with translation MSSQERDVVHFFKVILEKNLLDDGFLRLPKSFVHNYWKRITSRSVFLSLPNGAELEVHWSRDERGDVVFGHGWKEFAQYVSLQATQFLLFRYELKKTNNNNNNKFYVIVLGSSGLEIKYPCSNSEKKNENVNVNVVEKGQKGEKKSDGSFEFVNGKRRKSLLSPPQSPPPPPPPLVISDDETNSFKRKSIIKEEPEDYSIDGEINTTKRKRRASRNFDYIAKEKDYVLDNKTMKKFQEKVKSRFQTGNPFFVCALGKTYSDRDLLVIPSYFAKPILGNKEGNAKLFLVDDPNKCWDVQMRISACRQFIITNGWKKFSTFYSLKLGDACVFELVDPIDILFKVHIRSYGEDPLTPSSPEYSEQEGPSYRPPSSSSSPFPKKHKTSKANFGSMPKNE, from the exons ATGTCTTCTCAAGAACGTGATGTCGTTCACTTCTTCAAGGTTATTCTTGAAAAGAACCTTCTTGATGATGGATTTCTG AGATTGCCAAAGAGTTTTGTGCATAATTACTGGAAACGAATTACGTCACGTTCTGTTTTTCTAAGTCTTCCAAACGGAGCTGAATTGGAAGTTCATTGGTCAAGGGATGAACGTGGTGACGTTGTGTTTGGCCACGGTTGGAAAGAGTTTGCACAATACGTGTCTCTCCAAGCGACACAGTTTCTCTTGTTCCGTTATGAACTgaaaaaaactaataataataataataataagttttATGTTATAGTTTTGGGTTCAAGTGGTTTAGAAATTAAGTACCCATGTTCTAATTctgagaaaaaaaatgaaaatgttaATGTTAATGTTGTTGAAAAAGGGCAAAAGGGTGAAAAAAAGAGTGATGGTTCTTTTGAGTTTGTTAATGGAAAAAGACGGAAATCTCTCTTGTCACCGCCACAATCaccacctccaccaccaccaccactggtAATTTCCGATGATGAAACTAATAGTTTCAAAAGGAAGAGTATTATAAAAGAAGAGCCTGAAGATTACTCTATTGATGGTGAAATCAATACCACTAAAAGAAAAAGGAGAGCTTCTAGGAATTTTGATTATATTGCCAAGGAAAAAGATTATG TGTTGGACAATAAAACCATGAAGAAGTTTCAAGAGAAAGTGAAGAGTAGGTTCCAAACTGGGAATCCATTTTTTGTATGTGCACTTGGGAAAACCTATTCTGACAGAGACCTCTTG GTTATACCAAGCTATTTTGCTAAACCAATTCTTGGGAATAAAGAAGGAAATGCAAAGCTCTTTCTTGTTGATGATCCGAACAAATGTTGGGATGTGCAGATGAGAATTTCTGCTTGCAGACAATTTATAATTACAAATGGTTGGAAGAAATTCTCAACATTCTATAGTTTAAAACTTGGTGACGCTTGTGTCTTTGAGTTGGTCGATCCAATCGATATTTTATTCAAAGTTCATATTCGTAGTTATGGAGAAGACCCTTTGACTCCTAGCTCTCCTG aATATTCAGAGCAAGAAGGCCCTTCTTATaggcctccttcttcttcttcttcaccattCCCTAAAAAGCATAAAACTTCTAAAGCTAATTTCGGATCCATGCCCAAGAATGAATGA
- the LOC107621189 gene encoding B3 domain-containing transcription factor VRN1-like isoform X1 — protein sequence MSSQERDVVHFFKVILEKNLLDDGFLRLPKSFVHNYWKRITSRSVFLSLPNGAELEVHWSRDERGDVVFGHGWKEFAQYVSLQATQFLLFRYELKKTNNNNNNKFYVIVLGSSGLEIKYPCSNSEKKNENVNVNVVEKGQKGEKKSDGSFEFVNGKRRKSLLSPPQSPPPPPPPLVISDDETNSFKRKSIIKEEPEDYSIDGEINTTKRKRRASRNFDYIAKEKDYDNPEVLDNKTMKKFQEKVKSRFQTGNPFFVCALGKTYSDRDLLVIPSYFAKPILGNKEGNAKLFLVDDPNKCWDVQMRISACRQFIITNGWKKFSTFYSLKLGDACVFELVDPIDILFKVHIRSYGEDPLTPSSPEYSEQEGPSYRPPSSSSSPFPKKHKTSKANFGSMPKNE from the exons ATGTCTTCTCAAGAACGTGATGTCGTTCACTTCTTCAAGGTTATTCTTGAAAAGAACCTTCTTGATGATGGATTTCTG AGATTGCCAAAGAGTTTTGTGCATAATTACTGGAAACGAATTACGTCACGTTCTGTTTTTCTAAGTCTTCCAAACGGAGCTGAATTGGAAGTTCATTGGTCAAGGGATGAACGTGGTGACGTTGTGTTTGGCCACGGTTGGAAAGAGTTTGCACAATACGTGTCTCTCCAAGCGACACAGTTTCTCTTGTTCCGTTATGAACTgaaaaaaactaataataataataataataagttttATGTTATAGTTTTGGGTTCAAGTGGTTTAGAAATTAAGTACCCATGTTCTAATTctgagaaaaaaaatgaaaatgttaATGTTAATGTTGTTGAAAAAGGGCAAAAGGGTGAAAAAAAGAGTGATGGTTCTTTTGAGTTTGTTAATGGAAAAAGACGGAAATCTCTCTTGTCACCGCCACAATCaccacctccaccaccaccaccactggtAATTTCCGATGATGAAACTAATAGTTTCAAAAGGAAGAGTATTATAAAAGAAGAGCCTGAAGATTACTCTATTGATGGTGAAATCAATACCACTAAAAGAAAAAGGAGAGCTTCTAGGAATTTTGATTATATTGCCAAGGAAAAAGATTATG ATAATCCAGAAGTGTTGGACAATAAAACCATGAAGAAGTTTCAAGAGAAAGTGAAGAGTAGGTTCCAAACTGGGAATCCATTTTTTGTATGTGCACTTGGGAAAACCTATTCTGACAGAGACCTCTTG GTTATACCAAGCTATTTTGCTAAACCAATTCTTGGGAATAAAGAAGGAAATGCAAAGCTCTTTCTTGTTGATGATCCGAACAAATGTTGGGATGTGCAGATGAGAATTTCTGCTTGCAGACAATTTATAATTACAAATGGTTGGAAGAAATTCTCAACATTCTATAGTTTAAAACTTGGTGACGCTTGTGTCTTTGAGTTGGTCGATCCAATCGATATTTTATTCAAAGTTCATATTCGTAGTTATGGAGAAGACCCTTTGACTCCTAGCTCTCCTG aATATTCAGAGCAAGAAGGCCCTTCTTATaggcctccttcttcttcttcttcaccattCCCTAAAAAGCATAAAACTTCTAAAGCTAATTTCGGATCCATGCCCAAGAATGAATGA
- the LOC107621189 gene encoding B3 domain-containing transcription factor VRN1-like isoform X2, whose translation MSSQERDVVHFFKVILEKNLLDDGFLRLPKSFVHNYWKRITSRSVFLSLPNGAELEVHWSRDERGDVVFGHGWKEFAQYVSLQATQFLLFRYELKKTNNNNNNKFYVIVLGSSGLEIKYPCSNSEKKNENVNVNVVEKGQKGEKKSDGSFEFVNGKRRKSLLSPPQSPPPPPPPLVISDDETNSFKRKSIIKEEPEDYSIDGEINTTKRKRRASRNFDYIAKEKDYEVLDNKTMKKFQEKVKSRFQTGNPFFVCALGKTYSDRDLLVIPSYFAKPILGNKEGNAKLFLVDDPNKCWDVQMRISACRQFIITNGWKKFSTFYSLKLGDACVFELVDPIDILFKVHIRSYGEDPLTPSSPEYSEQEGPSYRPPSSSSSPFPKKHKTSKANFGSMPKNE comes from the exons ATGTCTTCTCAAGAACGTGATGTCGTTCACTTCTTCAAGGTTATTCTTGAAAAGAACCTTCTTGATGATGGATTTCTG AGATTGCCAAAGAGTTTTGTGCATAATTACTGGAAACGAATTACGTCACGTTCTGTTTTTCTAAGTCTTCCAAACGGAGCTGAATTGGAAGTTCATTGGTCAAGGGATGAACGTGGTGACGTTGTGTTTGGCCACGGTTGGAAAGAGTTTGCACAATACGTGTCTCTCCAAGCGACACAGTTTCTCTTGTTCCGTTATGAACTgaaaaaaactaataataataataataataagttttATGTTATAGTTTTGGGTTCAAGTGGTTTAGAAATTAAGTACCCATGTTCTAATTctgagaaaaaaaatgaaaatgttaATGTTAATGTTGTTGAAAAAGGGCAAAAGGGTGAAAAAAAGAGTGATGGTTCTTTTGAGTTTGTTAATGGAAAAAGACGGAAATCTCTCTTGTCACCGCCACAATCaccacctccaccaccaccaccactggtAATTTCCGATGATGAAACTAATAGTTTCAAAAGGAAGAGTATTATAAAAGAAGAGCCTGAAGATTACTCTATTGATGGTGAAATCAATACCACTAAAAGAAAAAGGAGAGCTTCTAGGAATTTTGATTATATTGCCAAGGAAAAAGATTATG AAGTGTTGGACAATAAAACCATGAAGAAGTTTCAAGAGAAAGTGAAGAGTAGGTTCCAAACTGGGAATCCATTTTTTGTATGTGCACTTGGGAAAACCTATTCTGACAGAGACCTCTTG GTTATACCAAGCTATTTTGCTAAACCAATTCTTGGGAATAAAGAAGGAAATGCAAAGCTCTTTCTTGTTGATGATCCGAACAAATGTTGGGATGTGCAGATGAGAATTTCTGCTTGCAGACAATTTATAATTACAAATGGTTGGAAGAAATTCTCAACATTCTATAGTTTAAAACTTGGTGACGCTTGTGTCTTTGAGTTGGTCGATCCAATCGATATTTTATTCAAAGTTCATATTCGTAGTTATGGAGAAGACCCTTTGACTCCTAGCTCTCCTG aATATTCAGAGCAAGAAGGCCCTTCTTATaggcctccttcttcttcttcttcaccattCCCTAAAAAGCATAAAACTTCTAAAGCTAATTTCGGATCCATGCCCAAGAATGAATGA